In one Arenibacter antarcticus genomic region, the following are encoded:
- a CDS encoding TonB-dependent receptor, producing MKLTTLLVVVSMFKIEANTYAENTSLTLNLENTVQQHQVGGAITDADGTPLPGANIVEKGTANGVTADFDGNFSISVASENATLIISYIGFATKEIALNGQTSISVNLAEDAAGLDEVVVVGFGTQKKVNLTGSVATVDGETLTKRPVTNAASMLQGQVAGLRIVQDTGEPGNEGLSIRIRGQGTFSNAGSNPLVLIDGVDGNLSDLNPNDIDNISVLKDAASASIYGSRAANGVILVTTKSGKAGEFTVEYNVNTAIHTPTKLFDVISNSAEYMELWNEARTNTGITTGHYPQSEIDLYRNATDRTLYPNADWLDIMFNPAFVQSHNIGISGGKEETHYKLSLGYVDQPGVMKGFNYKKFNARLNLGSKINDFIKVGANIGLKKGNLSRPRQGSNDLFLSTMSQAPTYLPKLPDGRYSYKAYDFESNNKNPLALVENEALRTIIDYSVNVQGWADVNLTKSINWYSKAAIVGDFEKWKDWRPAVPLYNYRTGEFATDLDVGGRGLQVNNSQNIFTNIFTYLKFEDEVVDGHNLTAQVGYSEESNKEEYLRGYRRDYAGNNLRELDAGSPAVQNANGSTYEWALKSFFGRLGYNFKDRYLLELNMRYDGSSRLHKDSRWGAFPSISAAWRLSEESFMKNGRMDWLNSLKIRGSYGELGNQNIGNYPYQDILGLTGNYSFNNANLSSGAAQTALSNQNITWETTTITDIGLDMTVFNGLSLTFDWYRKTTSDILRGSQVTGLVGLDAPTINNGTMQNTGIELNLQYRNNVRSGVFEGLNYNAGFTIDRFKNELTEFGEREIGGNTIKEEGRSWETFYMLEWAGIFQTQAEVDAAPKQFNDNTGPGDLIYKDQNGDNVIDDKDRTFIDGQYPDFEYAMNFNANWKNFDLSLFFQGVEGRSIYVSDWGTIPFVQGSPPTTDWRGRWTEDNPSTTMPKIYWGFNAPDKVRRTSSYFLQDASYLRLKNISIGYNLPNSLIEKIKLKKLRIYLSGDNLLTFTNYPGLDPERGGSGRFVNYPQNKIYSLGLNVQF from the coding sequence ATGAAACTCACAACACTATTAGTGGTAGTTTCCATGTTTAAAATTGAGGCGAATACCTATGCCGAGAATACCAGTCTCACATTAAATCTAGAAAACACAGTTCAACAGCATCAGGTAGGTGGCGCCATTACCGATGCTGATGGCACTCCCCTCCCTGGTGCAAATATTGTAGAAAAGGGTACCGCCAATGGAGTAACAGCTGACTTTGACGGTAATTTTTCCATTTCTGTAGCGAGCGAAAATGCTACACTAATTATTTCATACATTGGGTTTGCCACTAAAGAAATTGCCCTAAATGGGCAAACGAGCATTTCTGTTAATTTAGCGGAAGATGCTGCTGGGTTGGATGAAGTGGTAGTAGTAGGTTTTGGAACACAGAAAAAGGTCAACCTAACCGGCTCTGTAGCAACAGTAGATGGGGAAACCTTGACCAAAAGACCCGTTACAAATGCCGCCTCAATGTTACAAGGCCAAGTGGCTGGATTAAGAATAGTTCAGGATACAGGAGAGCCAGGAAATGAAGGATTATCCATACGTATAAGAGGACAAGGTACATTTAGTAACGCCGGCTCTAATCCATTAGTTTTAATAGATGGGGTGGATGGGAATCTAAGTGACTTAAACCCAAATGACATCGACAACATCTCTGTCTTAAAGGATGCCGCATCAGCATCCATTTACGGTTCCAGAGCAGCAAATGGGGTTATTTTAGTAACCACCAAATCTGGTAAGGCAGGGGAGTTTACCGTGGAATATAATGTAAATACTGCTATACACACTCCTACCAAACTCTTTGATGTCATTAGTAATTCTGCTGAATACATGGAATTGTGGAACGAAGCAAGAACAAATACGGGGATCACTACGGGGCATTATCCACAATCCGAAATAGACCTGTACAGAAATGCAACGGATCGTACGCTTTATCCAAATGCCGATTGGCTAGATATTATGTTCAATCCGGCTTTTGTACAATCACACAATATCGGGATAAGCGGGGGTAAGGAGGAAACACATTACAAGTTATCCTTAGGCTATGTGGATCAACCTGGCGTAATGAAAGGTTTTAATTATAAGAAGTTCAATGCCCGTTTAAATTTAGGCTCCAAGATTAATGACTTTATTAAAGTAGGCGCGAACATTGGATTAAAAAAGGGGAATTTGTCCAGACCAAGACAGGGGTCCAACGATTTATTCCTGTCAACCATGTCACAAGCGCCCACTTATTTACCAAAATTACCTGATGGGCGCTATTCCTATAAAGCATATGATTTTGAATCCAATAACAAAAATCCTTTGGCCTTAGTAGAGAATGAAGCGCTAAGAACAATTATAGATTACTCTGTTAACGTACAAGGTTGGGCAGATGTCAATTTAACCAAATCAATAAATTGGTACTCTAAAGCTGCAATAGTAGGTGATTTCGAGAAATGGAAAGATTGGAGGCCTGCTGTCCCGCTTTACAACTACCGTACCGGGGAGTTTGCGACCGATTTGGACGTAGGAGGACGTGGATTACAAGTAAATAATAGTCAAAATATTTTTACCAATATTTTTACTTACCTTAAATTTGAGGATGAGGTTGTTGACGGGCACAACCTAACCGCCCAAGTGGGTTACAGTGAAGAATCTAATAAAGAAGAATACCTGCGTGGATATAGACGAGATTATGCTGGTAACAACCTAAGGGAACTGGACGCTGGTAGCCCGGCCGTACAAAATGCCAATGGATCTACCTATGAATGGGCCTTAAAATCATTTTTTGGTCGCTTAGGCTATAATTTTAAGGACAGGTATCTATTGGAGTTAAATATGAGGTATGATGGATCTTCCAGATTACATAAAGATTCCCGATGGGGAGCATTCCCTTCCATCTCCGCAGCGTGGAGGTTATCCGAAGAGTCTTTTATGAAAAATGGAAGAATGGATTGGCTCAACAGCCTAAAGATCAGAGGGTCTTATGGAGAACTGGGGAACCAGAATATTGGTAATTATCCGTATCAGGACATCCTTGGCTTAACTGGAAACTATTCCTTTAACAATGCTAACCTGTCCTCTGGGGCAGCACAGACAGCTTTGTCTAATCAGAATATTACTTGGGAAACCACAACTATTACGGATATAGGTTTAGATATGACCGTGTTTAACGGACTTTCGCTCACCTTTGACTGGTACAGAAAAACAACCTCGGATATTCTTAGGGGATCCCAGGTTACGGGGCTTGTAGGTTTAGACGCTCCAACCATAAATAATGGTACCATGCAGAACACGGGGATAGAGTTAAATTTACAGTACCGTAATAATGTTAGATCTGGTGTATTTGAAGGGCTAAACTACAATGCAGGGTTTACTATTGATCGCTTTAAGAACGAACTTACCGAATTTGGGGAACGTGAAATTGGTGGCAATACAATTAAGGAAGAAGGCCGTTCTTGGGAAACCTTCTATATGTTGGAATGGGCAGGAATTTTCCAGACCCAGGCCGAGGTAGATGCTGCGCCTAAACAGTTTAATGATAATACCGGACCTGGAGACTTAATTTATAAGGATCAAAACGGGGACAATGTTATAGACGATAAAGATCGAACGTTTATTGATGGGCAGTATCCAGATTTTGAATATGCCATGAACTTTAATGCAAACTGGAAAAACTTTGACCTCTCCCTATTTTTTCAAGGAGTAGAAGGTAGAAGTATTTATGTTAGCGATTGGGGAACCATTCCCTTTGTTCAGGGATCACCCCCAACAACAGATTGGAGAGGTAGATGGACAGAAGATAATCCATCCACCACAATGCCTAAAATTTATTGGGGATTTAATGCCCCGGATAAAGTTAGAAGGACTTCCAGTTACTTTCTACAGGATGCCTCTTACTTAAGGTTAAAGAATATTTCTATAGGATATAACTTACCTAACTCATTAATAGAGAAGATAAAGCTTAAAAAGTTAAGGATTTATCTTTCTGGAGATAACCTTTTGACCTTTACCAATTATCCTGGTCTAGACCCTGAAAGAGGAGGAAGTGGTCGTTTTGTTAACTATCCGCAAAACAAAATATATTCTCTAGGTCTTAACGTTCAATTTTAA
- a CDS encoding acyltransferase family protein, with protein sequence MGLYFAIRKRNWKQLLLERTKRILLPFTFGIVAIVPLHIFIFQEYYNMPLGYYPHQGHLWFLLNIFVYVLLLLPLYYYLKKQEDGKIKRALSALMSHPGGNLLITLFFVIEVLLVKPQLFALYAQTWHGFLNGFLLVYSGKTFWQTALKWRWLYVGLAVILYSIRFVLFKTEAPGYLMAIESNCWIFGVFGFDYKYLNKPSKTLSYFSQAAYPVYIIHMFVLYAGAIFILPMDIPIMLKFISIVAFTGLACYLIYEFIIRRIGFLRPLFGLKNLSWKFNMVDKQKLELNRSSRKDMLNLDNPLDLALKDFSETYKKNTNIRLPEKY encoded by the coding sequence ATGGGGCTCTATTTCGCCATACGCAAACGAAACTGGAAACAATTGCTTCTGGAACGGACAAAACGAATTTTGTTGCCCTTTACCTTTGGCATAGTGGCCATTGTTCCACTGCATATTTTTATTTTTCAAGAATACTATAATATGCCCTTGGGCTATTATCCCCATCAAGGCCATTTATGGTTTCTGTTAAATATCTTTGTGTATGTACTCTTACTTTTACCGTTATATTACTATCTGAAGAAGCAAGAGGATGGTAAAATCAAAAGAGCGTTATCGGCTCTAATGAGCCATCCTGGTGGGAATTTGTTGATAACCCTATTTTTTGTCATTGAAGTTTTGCTGGTAAAGCCCCAGTTGTTTGCATTGTATGCCCAGACTTGGCATGGGTTTCTGAATGGCTTTCTTTTAGTGTATAGTGGTAAAACGTTCTGGCAAACCGCTTTGAAATGGAGATGGTTGTATGTTGGTCTGGCCGTTATTCTGTATAGTATTCGATTCGTGCTATTTAAAACGGAAGCACCGGGGTATCTCATGGCTATAGAATCCAATTGCTGGATTTTTGGAGTATTTGGCTTTGACTATAAGTACTTGAACAAACCAAGTAAAACCCTAAGCTATTTTAGTCAAGCTGCCTATCCAGTTTACATCATTCACATGTTTGTATTATATGCAGGGGCCATATTCATATTACCAATGGACATACCCATCATGTTAAAATTTATAAGCATTGTTGCTTTTACCGGTTTAGCTTGTTACCTCATTTATGAGTTCATTATCAGAAGAATCGGTTTTTTAAGACCTTTGTTTGGACTTAAGAATCTGTCATGGAAATTCAACATGGTAGACAAGCAAAAATTAGAATTAAATAGATCAAGTAGAAAAGATATGCTGAACTTAGATAATCCATTAGATTTAGCGTTGAAAGACTTTTCCGAAACATATAAAAAGAACACCAACATACGTTTACCCGAAAAATATTAA
- a CDS encoding serine hydrolase translates to MKKKQSKRILRIIFIIASISSLWFVPWILVKAWIFPLPDTVQEQVNEAIDHGFDGMIVYVDQAGKPPEFYAAGWHDRKNKIPANPHALFKIASISKLYVAVAVAKLVNDNQLSLDKTLAGYLPEIAGRIENADKITLRMMVQHRSGIPNFTDTPGYWQHPPRTNRENLELVLDTPADFEPDKKYRYSNTNYLLIGEILDKTLGYSHHQYIKKEILMPLGLNNTYSLLSEVDLDDVMSGYDVGYDGDLKYHDFINPAGSMVATAEDVGIFLRALNDGSLLNDKEQAIYSSIYEYEHTGLLPGYSSIARYHKDSDAVVVQFVSTSGGYTWNLTEIVYNRVVKIVRSKRSS, encoded by the coding sequence ATGAAGAAGAAACAATCAAAACGAATTCTCAGAATAATATTTATTATTGCAAGCATATCCTCTTTGTGGTTCGTACCATGGATTTTGGTAAAAGCTTGGATTTTTCCACTACCCGATACGGTTCAGGAACAAGTCAATGAAGCAATTGATCATGGATTTGATGGAATGATTGTTTATGTAGACCAAGCAGGGAAGCCACCGGAGTTTTATGCCGCAGGCTGGCACGACCGAAAAAACAAAATACCCGCCAATCCGCACGCTTTATTCAAAATTGCTAGTATCAGCAAGTTATATGTCGCTGTTGCCGTCGCTAAATTGGTTAATGACAACCAATTGTCATTAGATAAAACGCTCGCTGGCTACCTTCCAGAAATTGCGGGAAGGATTGAAAATGCAGATAAAATCACCCTGAGAATGATGGTGCAACATCGGAGTGGCATTCCCAATTTCACCGACACCCCTGGCTATTGGCAACACCCACCTAGAACCAATAGAGAAAATCTGGAGTTGGTGCTGGATACCCCTGCGGACTTTGAACCTGATAAAAAATATAGGTATTCCAATACGAATTATTTATTGATAGGTGAAATCCTTGATAAAACATTGGGATATAGCCATCACCAATATATTAAAAAGGAAATTTTGATGCCGCTTGGGCTGAACAATACATACAGTTTGCTTAGTGAAGTGGATTTAGACGATGTTATGAGCGGGTATGATGTTGGTTATGATGGTGATCTAAAGTATCATGATTTTATAAACCCTGCAGGCTCAATGGTAGCCACAGCAGAGGATGTGGGGATATTCTTGAGAGCATTGAACGATGGTTCTTTGCTAAATGATAAGGAACAAGCTATTTATTCGTCCATTTATGAATATGAACATACAGGATTATTGCCAGGATACTCTAGTATTGCAAGGTATCACAAAGATAGTGATGCGGTCGTTGTTCAGTTTGTAAGTACAAGTGGAGGATATACTTGGAATTTAACGGAGATCGTATATAACCGTGTTGTAAAAATTGTTAGAAGTAAAAGAAGCTCATAA
- a CDS encoding efflux RND transporter periplasmic adaptor subunit: MKKNIIYIGVALIVGLLGGYLLFGGDASDRAANSKDNHDHTEEIASNQMWTCSMHPQIMQPEPGDCPLCGMDLIPAETGADGLSANEIKMTENAMALANIQTSVVGQGQMGKNSLKLSGKIKANEETNAVQVTYFAGRIEKLYVNSTGERVGIGQRLATIYSPELVAAQQELLTASSLKESQPELYKAVRNKLKLWKLSENQINAIEAAGKVQENFPVFATVSGTVTEKMVEEGDYLKLGQPLFKIANLNTVWAEFDAYENQLSSLKKGQNIKVTTNAYRNEVFDANVTFVDPLLNSATRTVVVRAVLKNKNDLFKPGMFVEGIIEGTQTRTENTVSVPATAVMWTGERSLVYVKTNPNEAIFEMREVLLGDTNGDTYTILKGLENGDVVVTNGTFTVDAAAQLQGKKSMMNTEGKLEINPINHLADIKRLVVPSKFQVQLKAIFDDYMVIEKALVQDNAEIPQKAASAMLKSIQNVDMKLINEDPAHSRWMLLDEELQESATAISNTSDIKMQRNHFISLSAHLINAVKTFGISRKVFVDYCPMVNNDVGAYWLSTEEEILNPYFGASMLRCGEVTDEIN; the protein is encoded by the coding sequence ATGAAAAAGAATATCATTTACATAGGTGTTGCCTTGATTGTTGGGCTGTTGGGTGGCTATCTCCTTTTTGGGGGTGATGCTTCGGATAGGGCTGCAAATTCTAAAGACAACCACGATCATACAGAAGAAATAGCTTCTAACCAAATGTGGACCTGCTCTATGCACCCACAGATTATGCAACCAGAACCAGGAGATTGTCCTCTTTGTGGGATGGATTTAATACCGGCCGAAACTGGTGCAGATGGTCTTAGTGCCAATGAAATTAAAATGACCGAAAATGCAATGGCTTTGGCCAATATCCAAACGTCGGTAGTAGGACAGGGCCAAATGGGAAAGAATTCCCTTAAATTGTCTGGAAAGATAAAAGCCAATGAAGAGACAAATGCCGTACAGGTTACCTATTTTGCAGGAAGAATTGAAAAACTATACGTAAATTCTACAGGGGAACGTGTTGGCATAGGGCAACGCTTGGCCACCATTTATTCCCCAGAATTAGTTGCAGCACAGCAAGAGCTACTTACCGCTTCCTCTTTAAAAGAATCGCAACCAGAACTGTACAAGGCTGTTAGGAACAAGCTTAAATTATGGAAACTTTCGGAAAACCAAATTAATGCAATAGAAGCTGCTGGAAAAGTCCAGGAGAACTTTCCTGTATTTGCAACAGTATCAGGAACAGTAACGGAGAAAATGGTGGAAGAGGGAGATTATTTAAAGCTAGGACAACCCTTATTCAAAATTGCCAATCTTAACACAGTATGGGCAGAATTTGATGCCTACGAAAACCAACTTTCTTCCTTGAAAAAAGGACAAAACATCAAAGTAACTACCAATGCTTATCGCAATGAAGTATTTGATGCCAACGTTACGTTTGTTGATCCCTTATTAAATTCAGCTACAAGAACGGTAGTGGTAAGAGCGGTCTTGAAAAATAAGAATGACCTCTTTAAACCAGGAATGTTTGTTGAAGGTATTATCGAAGGCACGCAAACAAGAACCGAGAATACCGTTTCTGTACCCGCAACAGCTGTTATGTGGACAGGTGAACGCTCTTTAGTATATGTTAAAACAAATCCTAATGAGGCTATTTTTGAAATGAGGGAAGTTCTATTAGGCGATACCAATGGAGACACTTATACGATCCTTAAAGGGCTAGAAAATGGGGATGTAGTGGTAACTAATGGGACCTTTACGGTAGATGCAGCAGCGCAGTTACAAGGGAAAAAAAGCATGATGAATACAGAAGGAAAATTAGAGATAAATCCTATAAATCATTTAGCTGATATAAAAAGATTGGTAGTGCCATCTAAATTCCAAGTGCAGTTAAAAGCAATTTTTGATGATTATATGGTTATTGAAAAGGCTTTGGTCCAAGACAATGCAGAAATACCACAAAAGGCTGCCAGTGCCATGCTTAAGAGCATTCAGAACGTTGACATGAAACTGATAAATGAGGATCCAGCTCATAGTCGTTGGATGCTTTTGGATGAAGAACTTCAGGAATCGGCCACTGCAATATCCAATACTTCAGATATTAAAATGCAGAGGAATCATTTTATTTCACTTTCGGCTCATTTAATTAATGCAGTTAAAACTTTTGGTATTAGCCGAAAAGTCTTTGTGGATTATTGCCCAATGGTGAATAATGATGTAGGAGCGTATTGGTTGAGCACTGAGGAAGAAATCCTAAACCCCTATTTCGGGGCAAGTATGCTTCGATGTGGGGAGGTTACAGATGAAATAAATTAA
- a CDS encoding heme-binding domain-containing protein, producing the protein MKIVKIIALVLLVAFVGIQFIPTERNQSDTVPATDFMLVNKVPVAIQKKLQVSCYDCHSNNTQYPWYNRIQPVAWVLEDHIKEGKSELNFSDWKGYSKRRKNSKLKSIISQIKDDEMPLFSYTLLHREAVYSDSEKALVINYIKRIKDSL; encoded by the coding sequence GTGAAGATTGTAAAGATCATAGCATTGGTATTATTGGTAGCGTTTGTGGGAATTCAATTTATTCCCACAGAACGCAATCAAAGTGATACGGTTCCAGCAACCGATTTTATGCTGGTTAATAAGGTTCCGGTAGCTATTCAAAAGAAGTTACAGGTTTCTTGCTATGATTGCCACAGTAATAATACCCAATATCCTTGGTATAATAGGATTCAACCTGTCGCTTGGGTTTTGGAAGATCATATTAAAGAAGGAAAATCCGAGCTTAATTTCAGTGATTGGAAGGGGTATTCTAAACGAAGAAAAAACAGCAAACTAAAATCCATCATCAGCCAAATTAAAGATGATGAAATGCCGCTTTTCTCTTACACGTTGCTACATAGGGAAGCTGTGTATTCGGATTCTGAAAAAGCATTAGTGATAAACTATATTAAGCGGATAAAAGATAGTTTATAG
- a CDS encoding DUF3347 domain-containing protein, which translates to MVVAFVGLTTMSCKDSKKEKATDTHSEMGHDEMSASHTMKDSDAQNSASKQVLADYMLLKDALVATDEGASAKAGEKLEATLKDFNVDNYTSEEQNELNEIIEAATEHAAHIMKSDIAHQREHFQMLTKDITDMVAIIGTDNTLYQQFCPMYADGGAWLSMEKEIKNPYFGSKMMNCGKVQKEIN; encoded by the coding sequence ATGGTAGTGGCTTTTGTAGGCCTAACAACAATGTCTTGTAAGGACAGTAAAAAAGAAAAAGCAACAGATACCCACTCGGAAATGGGCCACGATGAAATGAGTGCATCCCATACTATGAAGGATTCCGATGCACAAAATTCTGCATCCAAGCAGGTATTAGCAGATTATATGTTACTTAAAGATGCATTAGTAGCGACCGATGAAGGTGCTTCTGCAAAAGCTGGTGAGAAGCTTGAAGCTACATTAAAAGATTTTAATGTAGACAACTATACTTCTGAAGAGCAGAACGAGTTGAATGAAATCATTGAAGCTGCAACAGAGCACGCCGCGCATATAATGAAGAGCGACATTGCCCACCAACGTGAACATTTCCAAATGTTGACTAAGGATATTACAGATATGGTGGCTATTATAGGGACGGACAATACACTATACCAACAATTTTGCCCTATGTATGCGGATGGTGGTGCATGGTTAAGTATGGAAAAGGAAATTAAAAACCCTTACTTCGGTAGTAAAATGATGAATTGCGGTAAAGTACAAAAAGAGATTAACTAA
- a CDS encoding TolC family protein: MKQFKYILKAASFGFSFFTLPLRGVLILSFSLFTFHFTSAQQLENLIEEALTNNPEIQKFDYLYQIAFEKVNEVNSLPNTDFNFGVMAIAPEMDMPMEQFNASVMQMLPWFGTISARENYAISMADAQFVEVTIAKRKLALSVSQFYYLLYEIRAKQEILDKNIALLETYERLALTSLEVGKASAVDVLRLQIRQNELKQEKDVLMEQNKGIQAAMNSLMNREYDIEVSVVSLLEIPEDDNFFSFESLAINPELLKYDKLYQSVDQAELLNQKESGPMVGVGVQYINQENSPMITSSYKDMVMPMVSLSIPIFNNKYKSQTKQNELRKQEIQSQKEVRLNVLKADLSKAIAQRNQSRIKFNTQDKNLKQAEYAEEILIKNYETGTINFNDVLDVQELQLKFQMAQVETVKQYYVQSALINYLTN; the protein is encoded by the coding sequence ATGAAACAGTTTAAATACATATTAAAAGCAGCTAGTTTTGGTTTTTCATTTTTCACTCTTCCTTTAAGAGGTGTGTTAATTTTAAGTTTTTCACTTTTCACTTTTCACTTTACAAGTGCTCAACAACTAGAGAACCTTATTGAGGAAGCATTGACCAATAATCCAGAGATTCAAAAGTTTGATTATCTGTATCAGATCGCTTTCGAAAAAGTAAATGAAGTGAACAGCTTGCCAAATACCGATTTTAATTTTGGGGTTATGGCCATAGCTCCTGAAATGGATATGCCTATGGAGCAATTTAATGCATCTGTAATGCAAATGTTACCGTGGTTTGGAACCATATCGGCAAGGGAAAATTATGCTATTTCAATGGCAGACGCCCAATTTGTTGAAGTAACCATTGCCAAGCGAAAGTTAGCGCTTTCCGTTTCCCAATTCTATTACCTGCTCTATGAAATAAGAGCCAAGCAGGAAATACTTGACAAGAACATAGCGCTTTTGGAAACCTATGAACGCCTTGCACTCACCTCCTTGGAAGTGGGCAAAGCATCGGCAGTGGATGTATTGCGATTACAGATCAGACAGAACGAGCTAAAACAAGAGAAAGATGTTTTAATGGAGCAAAACAAAGGCATACAGGCCGCTATGAACAGTTTAATGAATCGGGAATATGATATAGAGGTATCTGTGGTTTCTTTATTGGAAATTCCGGAAGACGACAATTTCTTTAGCTTCGAGAGCCTGGCTATAAACCCGGAGTTGCTTAAATATGACAAGCTCTACCAATCTGTTGATCAGGCCGAGTTGTTAAACCAAAAGGAAAGTGGTCCAATGGTAGGGGTTGGCGTGCAATATATCAATCAAGAAAATAGTCCCATGATAACCAGTTCCTATAAAGATATGGTTATGCCCATGGTCTCCTTATCCATCCCTATTTTTAATAATAAGTATAAATCCCAAACCAAGCAAAATGAATTGCGAAAGCAAGAGATACAATCTCAGAAAGAGGTGCGTTTGAACGTGCTAAAGGCAGATTTGTCCAAAGCCATTGCTCAGCGTAATCAGTCGCGAATTAAATTCAATACACAAGACAAGAACCTGAAACAAGCTGAATATGCCGAAGAAATCCTTATCAAGAATTATGAAACAGGAACTATTAATTTTAATGATGTCTTAGACGTTCAGGAATTGCAATTGAAGTTTCAAATGGCACAGGTTGAAACCGTAAAGCAATATTACGTCCAGTCCGCTCTTATCAATTATTTAACGAATTAA
- a CDS encoding four helix bundle protein, with protein MGKSILTDKSYAFAIMVVKLSQYLVSKKRELVLSKQFLRSGTAIGALIREAEFAQSKKDFVNKMSISLKEANETLYWLDLLKDTGYIKEEEYQIHFGLNKELVAMLVSSIKTSKLNIQK; from the coding sequence ATGGGTAAGAGTATTCTAACAGATAAAAGTTATGCCTTTGCGATCATGGTGGTTAAGTTGTCTCAATATTTAGTTTCTAAAAAAAGGGAATTAGTATTAAGCAAACAGTTTTTAAGAAGTGGTACGGCGATTGGAGCATTAATTAGAGAAGCTGAATTTGCTCAAAGCAAAAAGGATTTTGTAAATAAAATGAGCATTTCCCTCAAAGAAGCTAACGAGACTTTGTATTGGTTGGATTTGTTGAAAGATACTGGTTATATAAAGGAAGAAGAGTATCAAATACATTTTGGTTTAAATAAGGAATTAGTTGCCATGTTAGTAAGTTCTATTAAAACCTCAAAATTAAATATTCAAAAATGA